One Fusarium falciforme chromosome 1, complete sequence genomic window carries:
- a CDS encoding LNS2 domain-containing protein: MQYVRGLSESVSTAWNSINPATLSGAIDVIVVEQEDGSLLCSPFHVRFGKFSLLRPSDKKVEFKVNGVKQNYSMKLGEGGEAFFVFETTDNIPQSLQTSPLVSPASSPASSPPLDPEQASAAGLQEPEAFELDASESKPRRPSPAVLYNKQNEHGMITPSTSPELRNARPVSGDWSSSIPRPHSDDILRQSARSHDRDGNSSIDGDYVASERSLSPPPLGPREALERARALSREFSAANIPSKVTDTGDLMLDMTGFKSNEEDILRAEILARKILSEELDGNYDIGALFGFDEQGNLWIYSSESAKQAAMNKTIEGALQSHRQHMAADAVSDPGYQSDSSDATAAPLPSHRRSESDAGPADLQTPPRTPPGSSGHAGDPNRNYAKTLRLTSQQLKDLNLQPGANVMAFTVNRATCTANMYLWKHETPVVISDIDGTITKSDALGHVLNMIGRDWTHSGVAKLYSDISANGYNIMYLTSRSVGQSDTTRAYLAGIVQDGYKMPPGPTILSPDRTMAALRREIYLRKPHIFKMATLRDIRNLYGPDRTPFYAGYGNRLTDQISYRTVDVPRNRIFTINSNSEVSLDLLSLNKLKMSYVNINEVVDHYFPPVSTLVKGGGEEYTDFKYWRDDPLAMADFSASESDEDDVRPGRQAPVYVDEEDDEDEDDIDDEEGEEDDEDMDEIGEGLADSYISRASMDEFAEAESVLSGSVDEERLRASMAQDLEEADDEEDDVYEDGEEGHEDKEEGEDASGEKAAVEHQHKRKTSVVEDVLAQHITGGTRVAAAPPDTV, encoded by the exons ATGCAGTACGTGCGCGGCCTCAGCGAGTCGGTCTCGACAGCATGGAACTCGATCAATCCAGCCACCCTCAGCGGCGCTATTGATGTCATCGTTGTCGAGCAGGAAGACGGCTCGCTGCTCTGCTCACCGTTCCACGTCCGCTTCGGAAAGTTTTCTCTTCTGCGGCCGTCGGATAAGAAGGTCGAGTTCAAGGTCAATGGCGTGAAGCAGAACTATTCTATGAAgctcggcgagggcggcgaggcTTTCTTTGTCTTCGAAACCACCGACAACATTCCCCAGTCGCTACAGACATCACCCCTCGTCTCCCCTGCGTCTAGCCCCGCGAGCAGTCCACCTCTGGATCCCGAGCAGGCTTCAGCAGCTGGTTTACAGGAGCCAGAAGCCTTTGAGCTCGATGCCTCCGAGAGCAAACCTCGTCGACCGTCTCCTGCCGTTCTCTATAACAAACAGAACGAGCATG GCATGATTACGCCATCAACCTCTCCTGAACTACGCAACGCTCGTCCAGTATCCGGCGATTGGTCTTCGAGCATACCCCGACCGCACAGCGACGATATCCTCCGCCAGAGCGCCCGGAGTCATGATCGAGACGGGAATAGTTCCATTGATGGAGACTATGTTGCTTCTGAGCGGTCCCTTAGTCCACCTCCTCTTGGCCCTAGGGAGGCCCTTGAGCGTGCCAGGGCACTCTCCAGGGAGTTTTCTGCCGCCAACATTCCCAGCAAAGTCACTGACACGGGCGACCTCATGCTGGACATGACCGGGTTCAAGAGCAATGAGGAGGACATTCTCCGGGCCGAGATCCTCGCTCGCAAGATCCTCTCTGAGGAGCTGGATGGCAACTATGACATTGGCGCGCTCTTTGGCTTTGATGAGCAGGGAAACCTGTGGATCTATAGCAGCGAAAGCGCCAAGCAAGCTGCCATGAACAAGACGATCGAGGGGGCTCTGCAGTCCCATCGTCAGCATATGGCAGCCGATGCTGTTTCGGATCCCGGATATCAGAGCGACAGCAGCGATGCCACTGCCGCGCCTCTTCCCTCCCATCGCCGATCCGAGTCTGATGCTGGTCCAGCGGATCTGCAGACACCTCCTCGGACACCGCCTGGCTCTTCGGGCCACGCAGGAGATCCTAACAGGAACTATGCCAAGACCTTACGGCTTACTAGTCAGCAGCTCAAGGACTTGAACCTGCAACCCGGAGCAAACGTCATGGCCTTTACTGTCAATCGAGCAACATGCACGGCAAACATGTATCTCTGGAAGCACGAGACACCTGTTGTCATCTCCGACATTGACGGTACAATCACCAAGTCGGATGCTCTGGGACACGTGCTGAACATGATCGGCCGTGACTGGACTCATTCGGGCGTTGCCAAGCTCTATAGTGATATCTCTGCCAACGGCTACAACATCATGTATCTCACAAGTCGATCAGTCGGCCAGTCTGATACCACAAGAGCATATCTTGCTGGTATTGTCCAAGACGGTTACAAGATGCCCCCAGGGCCTACTATTCTCTCTCCTGATCGAACAATGGCAGCACTAAGGCGAGAAATCTACCTTCGCAAGCCCCATATCTTCAAGATGGCTACTCTCCGAGATATTCGCAACCTATACGGCCCGGACCGTACGCCCTTCTACGCTGGTTACGGAAACCGATTGACTGACCAGATCTCGTATCGAACTGTCGATGTACCGAGAAACAGGATTTTCACAATCAACTCCAACTCAGAGGTTTCTCTCGATCTTTTGAGTCTTaacaagctcaagatgaGCTACGTCAACATCAATGAAGTCGTCGACCACTATTTCCCTCCGGTGAGCACACTGGTCAagggtggtggtgaagagTACACAGATTTCAAGTACTGGCGAGATGATCCTCTCGCTATGGCCGACTTTTCGGCGAGCGagagcgacgaggatgatgttcGTCCAGGACGGCAAGCTCCCGTATAcgtggatgaagaagatgatgaagacgaagacgacatcgatgacgaagagggagaggaagatgacgaggacatgGATGAAATTGGCGAAGGCCTCGCCGATAGCTATATTTCCCGCGCATCCATGGACGAGTTTGCAGAGGCAGAGAGTGTTTTGAGTGGCAGTGTCGACGAGGAGCGTCTAAGAGCATCTATGGCACAAGACCTCGAAGAagccgatgatgaagaagacgatgtATATGAAGACGGTGAAGAGGGTCACGAAGACAAAgaagagggcgaggacgCCTCTGGCGAAAAAGCGGCCGTTGAGCATCAACACAAGCGAAAGACCAGCGTCGTAGAGGACGTCCTCGCCCAGCACATCACTGGG GGAACTCGGGTAGCAGCAGCTCCTCCCGACACAGTGTAA